A segment of the Erythrobacter sp. F6033 genome:
GGGTTTGCAAGGGTTCGGCTTTTTCGAGTTCTCGGTACAGGGTCGCATTGAGAGGCCAGCCGGCAAGAACTACTCCCTCCGCGCGACCAATTTCGGCAAGCCCATCAAGAGTCTCGACCTTACCGGCCTCTTTGCTGGCAATCGTTCGCGCGCGCAGCATGCCTCTTAGGAGCTTCGCCCCGGATTGCGGAGCATAGCTCCACCCTGTCGCAGTCTCAGGCAGCAGAATAGCACCGCTTCGAACAGCAAGAAAATGAGTAATTTCAAAGTTCTGGGCAGCATTTTTGATACACGCTTTCCAAAGCTCTAGAGACTGCTGATCAAGCGGTCTGATGCTTTCGTTCCACCCTGGTAAATCGGGCAGCACGCAAGTGATTTCATTCTCTGCAAGGCGACGCATTACCTCGGCAAGTTGCCGCCGTAACTTGTTGTGCTCGTCAAAAAGGGGCGGGATCACCAGAATGCGTGCAACGGCCCCGTCACCGATATGCAAAGCGAGTTCGTCTCCGGTCCCGCCGCCGGGGAGGGGGCAAGGCCAGTCAGAAATCATTGAAAGGTCTCAGCCTTCAATGATTTTCGCTTCTGCAAAGGCAAGCAGACCGCCGTAGGTTTCCAACATTTCGCCATCGACATCATCATCTTCGATCACGATATCAAGCTGGTCTTCCATTTCGGTTAGCAACCCAGCAACGGCCATAGAATCGAGCTCGGGCAAGTGTCCGAAAAGGCCGGATTCGGCATCAAACTCGTTCGCAATGTCGGCATCAATGCCGAGCACTGCGACGAGAATGTCTTTCAGCTTAAGATCAATTTTAGTGCGGCTCATGCCGAGCGCGTCTGTTTCAGGCGCAGTTGCGGCGCTTTCAGTGTCATCAGACGCTTCATTGCTGACAGGTGTGGTGCTCATGCCAGTATTGACCCCTTGCATTCGGCAACGACCGCTGGAGCTTCCGGCATTGTGCCATTACCCCGTTCTTGTGGAGCGCGCCTTAGCCAGAGCGGGGTTCGCGTGCAAGTTCCGGTACGTCTGCCGCCCTTAGCCGTCCCAAAGCGAGCCTGCCCAAATCAAGCCAACCTTTTGGCGAACGCATGTTGAGGCAATCGATTTGATAGCGGGGCCGGGTGCCGCCCATCCAATCCGCTTTGTAGGGTTGATCGCCAGTGCCAAAATCGACCAGTTTGACCTTATCCGTATCGATCACGCGCTCGAAAAGGGCTGCGGTTAGGGTCGTACCCGCCGACAGGTTTTTATGGCTTTCAAGGTGTGCGAGCTTGTGAATGTAGGCAATTCTGTTTTCGACGGTCCAGAACTGGGCCGCGATTGCCTCGCCCTCGTGGAATGCCATGCCGAGCCGTAAGCGACCAGCTGCCGCCTCTTGCTTGGCATACTCTCGCAGCATGTCCGGATGCCCTTCAGTTGGCTTCCAACTCGACTCGTAGATGCGTTCGTATTGCTCCCATGCGTCGGGATCGAAATCGCTCATAATCGAGACCGAAACCTTCTTCGCTTTTCGCTTTAGCGTGGTGCGAAGGCGGCCAGGGCGGTCTGCCCAGTATTCCGAGAAGGTCCTGCCATTCACAGGCAAGAAGTGGTTCGTGTCACAAGTGGTGACTTCAACACGCCATCCTGCGGCGGTGAAAGCATGGGCAAGCCGTGTGGCCGAGCCATCTTCATCCGGCACCTGATCCAGAGTCACTCTGTGAGAACGCGTTTTAAGCCGTGAAGCTATGGACCGGATTGCCTGATCGCCAGCGGGTGAGCGCTCGGTGAGCGCCCTCCAGGTGAAACTGTACCAGTTTCGAAGTGACGCAATGCGTCCGTTTGATTCGGCTAGAAACAGCGCAGCAGTCTGTTTTGTGTCCGTCGCCGAAGCAATAAGAGGCGTTAAACCTGTCTCTTCCAGCCGTTTGAACCACTCCACCCGGTCAAAAGGGCTTTCGGCATGGGTAGCGAGATCTTGCAAAGACTGGCCTTGCAAGACGTTAACGCTATCGTGATACCTAACTTTCATCGCCCGAATGTGCTCCACGGAACTTCATGACTGACCACTCAAAACCAACTGATACCGCTCTTGATAGCGCGCCGCGACCGTTGGATCACCTTGCTGAATTGGCAGGTGAGGGCGGATACGGTGCGCGTCCGGCACTGGTCTTGCGCGGAGGCACTCTTAACCACGATGAGTTAAGACAGCGTGTCGATTGGATTGCAGGCTGGTTGGCGCGCGAAGTTCCAGAGCAAGGTGCCCGGGTGGCGACATGGGCAGCGAAGGGGGAACTGACCTGTCTGATGCCGCTGGCTGCGGCGCGTGCAGGGATGGTCCATGTGCCGATCAATCCTCTGCTGAAGCGGGCCCAAGCAGCGCATATTCTCTCCGATAGCGGTGCAGTGATGCTGATCGGAACGAAATCGCGTGTCGGTTCACTGCAAGATGATGATCTGCCTAGCGATTGCGTAGTTCTGGAAGAATCTGAGTTTCTGGGCGCTGCCCAAAGCGCGGCGCTAACGCATGGCCCGTCGGAGCGCGATCCGGATGAACTGACCGCCATTCTGTACACCAGCGGCTCCACCGGACGCCCCAAGGGCGTGATGCTCAGTCATACGAACCTGTGGCTGGGCGCCGTGAGCGTTGCGCACTATCTTAGGATGGCTCAGGATGATGTGACTTTGGCCGTGCTGCCATTGTCATTCGATTACGGCCAGAACCAGCTGCTTTCTACTTGGCATGCAGGCGGCAGCGTGGTGCCGCTCGACTTTCTGTTTCCGCGCGATGTGGCGAAGGCTTGCGCGAAACACTCGATTACTACTCTGGCGGCGGTTCCTCCGCTTTGGGTTCAGCTGACCGAGATTGATTGGCCGCAAGAGGCGGTTGCCTCAATGCGCCGTATGACAAATAGCGGCGGCGCGCTGACTACTGATCTGGTAGATGATCTGACAGGTATTTTCCCTGAAGCCGATTTGTACCCGATGTATGGTTTGACCGAGGCGTTTCGCTCGACCTTTCTTGATCCGCAATTGGTGCAAAAGCACCCAACATCAATGGGTAAAGCGATTCCCTTCGCAGAGATTCTTGTGATTGACGATGATGGCCAGGTTGCCGATCCAAGTGAAGAGGGTGAGCTGGTTCATTGCGG
Coding sequences within it:
- a CDS encoding phosphopantetheine-binding protein produces the protein MSRTKIDLKLKDILVAVLGIDADIANEFDAESGLFGHLPELDSMAVAGLLTEMEDQLDIVIEDDDVDGEMLETYGGLLAFAEAKIIEG
- a CDS encoding GNAT family N-acetyltransferase; protein product: MQDLATHAESPFDRVEWFKRLEETGLTPLIASATDTKQTAALFLAESNGRIASLRNWYSFTWRALTERSPAGDQAIRSIASRLKTRSHRVTLDQVPDEDGSATRLAHAFTAAGWRVEVTTCDTNHFLPVNGRTFSEYWADRPGRLRTTLKRKAKKVSVSIMSDFDPDAWEQYERIYESSWKPTEGHPDMLREYAKQEAAAGRLRLGMAFHEGEAIAAQFWTVENRIAYIHKLAHLESHKNLSAGTTLTAALFERVIDTDKVKLVDFGTGDQPYKADWMGGTRPRYQIDCLNMRSPKGWLDLGRLALGRLRAADVPELAREPRSG
- a CDS encoding acyl-CoA ligase (AMP-forming), exosortase A system-associated; protein product: MTDHSKPTDTALDSAPRPLDHLAELAGEGGYGARPALVLRGGTLNHDELRQRVDWIAGWLAREVPEQGARVATWAAKGELTCLMPLAAARAGMVHVPINPLLKRAQAAHILSDSGAVMLIGTKSRVGSLQDDDLPSDCVVLEESEFLGAAQSAALTHGPSERDPDELTAILYTSGSTGRPKGVMLSHTNLWLGAVSVAHYLRMAQDDVTLAVLPLSFDYGQNQLLSTWHAGGSVVPLDFLFPRDVAKACAKHSITTLAAVPPLWVQLTEIDWPQEAVASMRRMTNSGGALTTDLVDDLTGIFPEADLYPMYGLTEAFRSTFLDPQLVQKHPTSMGKAIPFAEILVIDDDGQVADPSEEGELVHCGPLVAQGYWQDPERTAQRFKPAPTQSKFGGTAVWSGDRVKRDENGLLYFVGRRDAMIKSAGNRISPQEIEEAAIATDLVAEAVALGLPDERLGHAVHLVVRGTDNDEERAELPKRLKQDLPNFMQPQTIHWRKAMPLNPNGKIDRTALYRELSEEKAA